A window of Candidatus Glassbacteria bacterium genomic DNA:
AAATCCACGATAGCGTCCAGCGCGGCGCGGATGGTCCTTCCGGTGTAGAAAACATCATCGACCAGCACCACATTCATCCCGGTAATATCGGCGGGCAGGTCGGTGCTGCGCACAGTGGGCTGAACCGGGTTGTGACGGAGGTCGTCACGGTAGAGGGTGATATCGAGCTTGCCTGTCGGCACAACCGCGCCCTCGATATCGGAGATAATCGCCACCAGGCGCTCGGCCAGGTTGACTCCCCTGGTCTGGATTCCGACCACCAGCAGGTTTTCGGTCCCCTGGTTGCGCTCGACAATCTGGTTGGCGATCCTCCGCAGGGACCGCTCGACCATCCGGGCGTCCAGTACCTGCCGTTCTTCCTTTAGATCCTTGCCGCTCATAAACTATCCATTCCCCGTACGACGATATCCGAGTCGCAAAAAAACCTCTGACCGGCCCCGTATACCGGGCCGGCCAAAGGTTGCAACTGTCACAATCAGCCAT
This region includes:
- the pyrR gene encoding bifunctional pyr operon transcriptional regulator/uracil phosphoribosyltransferase PyrR, which produces MSGKDLKEERQVLDARMVERSLRRIANQIVERNQGTENLLVVGIQTRGVNLAERLVAIISDIEGAVVPTGKLDITLYRDDLRHNPVQPTVRSTDLPADITGMNVVLVDDVFYTGRTIRAALDAIVDFGRPSSIMLAVLIDRGHQELPIRADFTGREISTRKDEDVVVRVSEVDGADGVWIKALG